In a genomic window of Paroedura picta isolate Pp20150507F chromosome 14, Ppicta_v3.0, whole genome shotgun sequence:
- the UQCRFS1 gene encoding cytochrome b-c1 complex subunit Rieske, mitochondrial: protein MLSVAARSGPFASSLSAVAHGVPGPLKPLALGLPPTAARVPTLEPKQPLLCRESLSGQAARGGLVAAASLNAPASIRYLHNDVTVPDFSAYRRPDVVDSKKSSQDSSETRKAFSYLMTATTCVASAYVAKNVVTQFISSMSASADVLAMSKIEIKLTEIPEGKSVAFKWRGKPLFVRHRTPKEIEEEAQVPLTELRDPQHDLDRVKKPEWMVLIGVCTHLGCVPIANAGDYGGYYCPCHGSHYDSSGRIRKGPAPLNLEVPYYEFPTDDLLVVG, encoded by the exons atgTTGTCCGTGGCCGCCCGCTCGGGGCCCTTCGCCTCTTCCCTCTCGGCCGTGGCGCACGGCGTGCCCGGCCCGCTGAAGCCGCTGGCGCTGGGGCTGCCTCCGACGGCGGCCAGGGTGCCGACGCTGGAACCGAAGCAGCCTCTGCTGTGCCGGGAGTCGCTGAGCGGGCAGGCCGCCCGGGGGGGCCTCGTCGCCGCCGCCAGCCTCAACG CTCCTGCAAGTATTCGTTATCTCCACAATGACGTCACGGTGCCCGATTTCTCTGCCTACCGTCGCCCCGATGTCGTAGACAGCAAGAAATCCTCTCAAGACAGCAGTGAAACCAGGAAGGCCTTCTCCTACTTAATGACGGCAACAACCTGCGTGGCCAGTGCCTATGTTGCTAAGAATGTAGTCACTCAGTTCATCTCCAGCATGAGCGCTTCCGCCGATGTGCTGGCCATGTCGAAGATCGAGATCAAGCTGACCGAAATCCCAGAGGGCAAGAGCGTGGCTTTCAAATGGCGAGGGAAGCCCTTGTTTGTGCGGCACAGAACCCCAAAAGAGATAGAGGAAGAAGCCCAAGTCCCTTTGACTGAGTTGCGAGACCCGCAGCATGATTTAGACAGAGTAAAGAAACCTGAATGGATGGTCCTGATAGGGGTGTGCACCCATCTTGGTTGCGTACCGATCGCAAACGCCGGAGATTATGGCGGCTATTACTGCCCTTGCCACGGGTCACATTATGATTCCTCTGGCAGGATCCGGAAAGGCCCAGCTCCGCTAAACCTTGAGGTCCCATACTATGAATTTCCTACCGATGACTTACTGGTTGTGGGTTGA